One genomic window of Aptenodytes patagonicus chromosome 19, bAptPat1.pri.cur, whole genome shotgun sequence includes the following:
- the ACOT7 gene encoding cytosolic acyl coenzyme A thioester hydrolase has protein sequence MSERGAAGPGPAAIQVSRIMRPDDANVAGNVHGGTILKMIEEAGAIISTRHCNSQAGEPCVAALARVERTDFLSPVCIGEVANVSAEITYTSRHSVEVQVNVMSENILTGAKKVTNKATLWYVPLSLKNVNKVLEVPPIQYTRKEQEDEGKKRYEEQKLDRLETKQRNGDLIFPVINPDRQTKEPHTVGYSQSSLIHLVGPSDCTLLGFVHGGVTMKLMDEVAGIVAARHCKTNIVTASVDAINFHEKIKKGSVITISGRMTFTSNKSMEIEVFVDADPFVDEPRERYRAVSAFFTYVSLSKEGKPLPVPQLLTETEDEKRRFEEGKGRYLQTKAKRQAQMQQAAQQ, from the exons ATGTCGGAGCGCGGGGCCGCGGGCCCGGGGCCGGCCGCCATCCAGGTCTCCAG GATCATGCGCCCGGATGACGCCAATGTTGCGGGGAACGTCCACGGGGGAACCATCCTGAAGATGATCGAGGAGGCTGGAGCCATCATCAGCACCCGCCACTGCAACTCCCAGGCCGGG GAGCCCTGTGTGGCTGCGCTGGCGCGGGTGGAGCGGACGGACTTCCTCTCCCCGGTGTGCATTGGCGAGGTGGCCAACGTCAGTGCCGAGATCACCTACACCTCCCGGCACTCCGTGGAGGTCCAGGTCAACGTCatgtctgaaaacattttaacag GGGCGAAGAAGGTGACGAACAAGGCGACGCTGTGGTATGTGCCACTGTCCCTGAAGAACGTGAACAAGGTCCTTGAGGTTCCTCCCATCCAG TAcacaagaaaggagcaggaggatgaggggaAGAAGCGTTACGAGGAGCAAAAGCTGGATCGGCTGGAAACTAAGCAGAGAAACGGCGACTTGATCTTTCCTGTCATCAACCCAG ATAGACAGACGAAAG AGCCGCACACCGTTGGCTACAGCCAGTCCAGCCTGATCCACCTGGTGGGACCGTCGGACTGCACGCTGCTGGGCTTCGTGCACGGAG GTGTCACCATGAAGCTCATGGATGAGGTCGCCGGGATTGTGGCCGCCCGCCACTGCAAGACCAACATTGTCACCGCCTCAGTGGATGCCATCAACTTCCACGAGAAGATCAAAAAAG GCAGCGTCATCACCATTTCGGGGCGCATGACCTTCACGAGCAATAAATCCATGGAAATCGAAGTCTTTGTGGATGCCGACCCATTCGTGGATGAGCCTCGGGAGCGGTACCGTGCTGTCAGCGCCTTCTTCACCTACGTCTCCCTGAGCAAGGAGGGGAAGCCCCTGCCTGTCCCGCAGCTGCTG ACGGAGACGGAGGATGAGAAGCGGCGCTTtgaggaagggaagggcaggtaCCTCCAGACAAAAGCCAAGCGTCAGGCGCAGATgcagcaggctgcccagcagTGA
- the RNF207 gene encoding RING finger protein 207 — MAGGIFSPLGSCSELEKANCHPLVCLLCHEPYQHPCLLDCYHNFCASCLRGRASDGRLRCPLCGHPSVVRGGTGLPPVDRLLQFLVDSSADSEEDVQCANCDRCCTKAELDTMYFCNTCGQPLCAPCREETHRAKMFARHEIVSLSKRTKDIHKKCPLHEEPYIMFSTEKKSMLCINCFRDMQGESRAHCIDIETAYMQGCQRLDQAVMAVKELQTSTCEAIVLLKAMIEEVRNSASEEEAAINSLFGRMQEQLSERKKTLLKAVQSQHEEKEKAFKEQLAHLASLLPTLQVHLVTCSAFLSSANKAEFLDLGYQLMERLQRIVKLPHRLRPAQTSKINSEYRAEFARCLEPLLMLSPRRSVVGSASGIGPGIAGTNMLPGSQCSKTLMVPSCPPAGDKMSTSPMVRKPTMHRYISTKVLLAEGCETPFAEHCRNYENTYRMLQTEIQGLKDQVQELHRDLTKHHSLIKTEIMSEILQKSLQMDVQIAAHYSAVEMMRSVFEEVWEETYQRVANEQEIYEAQLHDLLQLRQENSCLTTITKQIAPYVRSIAKVKERLEPRLQEPREPKEEQAQMLLKICDDSEAVPRDTSPGGKEGALASPGEGCVPSGAPEDPSLKSKDCCRGQQKSGAESAAQKELAP, encoded by the exons ATGGCCGGCGGCATCTTCTCCCCGCTGGGGAGCTGCTCGGAGCTGGAGAAGGCCAACTGCCACCCGCTGGTCTGCCTGCTCTGCCACGAGCCCTAccagcacccctgcctgctcGACTGCTACCACAACTTCTGCGCCAGCTGCCTGCGGGGCCGCGCCAGCGACGGCCGCCTGCGCTGCCCGCTCTGCGG GCACCCCTCGGTGGTGAgggggggcacagggctgccccCCGTGGACCGGCTCCTGCAGTTCCTGGTGGACAGCTCGGCCGACAGTGAGGAGGACGTGCAGTGCGCCAACTGCGACCGGTGCTGCACCAAGGCG GAGCTGGACACCATGTACTTCTGCAACACCTGTGGGCAGCCCCTCTGCGCCCCGTGCCGCGAGGAGACCCACCGTGCCAAGATGTTCGCCCGCCACGAGATAGTCTCCCTCTCCAAGCGCACCAAGGACATCCACAAGAAGTGCC CGCTGCACGAGGAGCCCTACATCATGTTCTCCACTGAGAAGAAGTCCATGCTCTGCATCAACTGCTTCAGGGACATGCAGGG GGAGAGCCGTGCACACTGCATCGACATCGAGACGGCATACATGCAGGGCTGCCAGCGGCTGGACCAGGCGGTGATG GCCGTGAAGGAACTGCAGACCTCCACGTGCGAGGCCATCGTCCTCCTCAAGGCCATGATCGAGGAGGTGCGCAACAGTGCCAGCGAGGAGGAGGCAGCCATCAACTCCCTCTTTGGCCGCATGCAG GAGCAGCTCTCCGAGAGGAAGAAGACGCTCCTGAAAGCCGTGCAGAG ccagcacgaggagaaggagaaggcgtTCAAGGAGCAGCTCGCCCACCTcgcctccctgctgcccaccctgcag GTCCACCTGGTGACCTGCTCGGCCTTCCTGAGCTCCGCCAACAAAGCAGAGTTCCTGGACCTGGGCTAC CAACTGATGGAGAGGCTGCAGAGGATCGTCAAGCTGCCGCACCGCCTGCGGCCAGCCCAGACCAGCAAG ATCAACAGCGAGTACCGGGCAGAGTTTGCCCGCTGCCTGGAGCCCCTGCTGATGCTCAGCCCCCGCCGCTCCGTGGTGGGCAGCGCCAGCGGCATCGGTCCTGGCATCGCCGGCACGAACAT GCTCCCCGGCAGCCAATGCTCCAAGACCCTCATGGTGCCCAGCTGCCCCCCTGCCGGCGATAAAATGTCCACCAGCCCCATGGTGCGGAAGCCGACGATGCACCGGTACATCAGCACCAAGGTCCTGCTGGCTGAGGGCTGCGAGACCCCCTTCGCCGAGCACTGCCGCAACTACGAGAACACCTACCGG aTGCTGCAGACGGAGATCCAGGGCCTGAAGGATCAGGTGCAGGAGCTGCACCGTGACCTCACCAAGCACCACTCGCTCATCAAGACAGAGATCATGAGCGAGATCCTGCAGAAGTCCCTGCAGATGGACGTGCAGATCGCGGCTCACTACTCTGCCGTGGAGATGATGCGCAGCGTCTTCGAGGAG gtcTGGGAGGAGACATACCAGCGGGTGGCAAACGAGCAGGAGATCTACGAAG cccagctccatgACCTGCTGCAGCTGCGGCAGGAGAACAGCTGCCTGACAACCATCACCAAGCAGATCGCGCCCTATGTCCGCTCCATCGCCAAGGTGAAGGAGCGCCTGGAGCCCAg gctgcaggagccCCGGGAGCCCAAGGAGGAACAGGCACAGATGCTGCTCAAGATCTGCGACGACAGCGAAGCGGTGCCAAG GGACACCTCACCTGGCGGCAAGGAGGGGGCTCTGgccagccccggggagggctgTGTGCCCAGCGGCGCCCCTGAAGACCCCTCCCTGAAAAGCAAAgactgctgcaggggacagcagaaAAGTGGGGCCGAGAGTGCCGCCCAGAAAGAGCTTGCACCGTAG
- the ICMT gene encoding protein-S-isoprenylcysteine O-methyltransferase has product MAAAAAAAGPRRGRLGREARASLAAFLLGASVAALPVVLGSPPALLAAPGLRGRLALALHVAGVNAALLLLYPRPLYKIAVRACFLGFAFGCGLLLSAGRSAWRHFGWYMCSLSLFHYSEYLVTAINNPRSLSLDSFLLNHSFEYNLAALSSWVEFTLEKLLFPELKQITWLSTVGLLMVIFGDCLRKAAMLTAGSNFNHIVQNEKSDTHTLVTSGVYGWFRHPSYVGWFYWSIGTQVLLCNPICVVGYALASWRFFRERIEEEEITLIHFFGEEYLEYKRKVPSGLPFIKGVKVEL; this is encoded by the exons atggcggcggcggcagcggcggcgggtccgcggcgggggcggctgggCCGGGAGGCCCGCGCCAGCCTGGCCGCCTTCCTGCTGGGCGCTTCGGTGGCGGCGCTGCCGGTGGTGCTgggctccccccccgccctgctgGCCGCCCCCGGCCTGCGCGGCCGCCTGGCGCTCGCCCTACACGTGGCGGGCGTCAACgcggcgctgctgctgctctacCCGCGGCCGCTCTACAAG ATCGCCGTCCGGGCCTGCTTCCTGGGCTTCGCCTTCGGCTGCGGGCTGCTGCTCAGCGCCGGCCGCTCTGCCTGGCGCCACTTCGGATG GTACAtgtgctccctctccctcttccactACTCGGAGTACCTGGTGACGGCCATCAACAACCCGCGGAGCCTCTCGCTGGACTCCTTCCTGCTCAACCACAGCTTCGAGTACAACCTGGCTGCCCTCTCCTCCTGGGTGGAGTTCACGCTGGAGAAACTCCTCTTCCCAG AGCTGAAGCAGATCACCTGGCTGAGTACTGTAGGGTTGTTGATGGTGATCTTTGGGGATTGTCTGAGGAAAGCGGCCATGCTCACAGCTGGCTCCAACTTCAACCATATTGTTCAGAATGAGAAATCGGATACTCATACTTTGGTGACAAGTGGGGTGTATGGGTGGTTCCGGCACCCGTCTTACGTGGGATGGTTTTACTGGAGTATTGGAACACAG GTGTTACTCTGCAATCCCATCTGCGTGGTGGGCTACGCGCTGGCATCCTGGCGCTTCTTCAGGGAGCGGATCGAGGAGGAGGAGATCACACTCATTCACTTCTTTGGAGAAGAGTACCTGGAgtacaaaaggaaggtgccatcGGGTCTCCCTTTTATTAAAGGAGTCAAAGTGGAACTGTAA
- the RPL22 gene encoding large ribosomal subunit protein eL22 encodes MAPVKKPAAKGGKKKKQVLKFTLDCTHPVEDGIMDAANFEQFLQERIKVNGKAGNLGGGVVTIERSKSKITVTSEVPFSKRYLKYLTKKYLKKNNLRDWLRVVANSKESYELRYFQINQDEEEEEEED; translated from the exons ATGGCGCCCGTG AAGAAGCCCGCAGCGAAAGGtggcaaaaaaaagaagcaggtgTTGAAGTTCACGCTGGACTGTACACACCCTGTGGAGGATGGCATCATGGACGCCGCCAACTTT GAGCAGTTCCTGCAGGAAAGGATCAAGGTGAACGGCAAAGCGGGAAACCTGGGCGGGGGTGTGGTGACCATCGAGAGGAGCAAGAGCAAGATTACGGTCACGTCGGAGGTCCCGTTCTCAAAGAG GTATCTGAAGTACCTGACCAAGAAGTACCTGAAGAAGAACAACCTGCGCGACTGGCTGCGCGTGGTGGCCAACAGCAAGGAGAGCTACGAGCTGCGCTACTTCCAGATCAAccaggacgaggaggaggaggaggaggaggattga
- the ESPN gene encoding espin — translation MALERALLAARQGDVEALRGLRAAGLLRPGLRDALGASPAHHAARAGRLACLRYLAAEAALRGDARARNGATPAHDAAATGNLACLQWLLTQGGCGVQDTDNSGATILHLAARFGHHEVIDWLLRFGGSDPTAATDTGALPVHYAAAKGDFPSLRLLLGHCPSTLSAQTKTGATPLYLACQEGHLEIIQYLVQDCGADPHTRAHDGMTPLHAAAQMGHNTVIVWLMSFTTVSLSERDAEGATAMHFAASRGHAKVLSWLLLHGGEITTDGWGGTPLHDAAENGELECCQILVVNGADLSIRDQDGYTAADLADYNGHDHCAQYLRTVENMSVEHRVLSRDPSVDGECRQPDSGMSSPNTTASAPQARFEVGSPASTLSNYDSCHSSQSSTGEKKGGPTEAPTTRVPETALADMQAYMDMLDPETRPRGRGPAGKGPPPPPPPAFPPPPPPPPAARPPPPPPGYPAPTPPATPHTADIYVRAKNNLRHVESQALRRELASRESSPEGLHRADSTRRSRNFGKQPSTGDYYKHLGHSAAEQPGPRRMAHSEEASPISADTMRNGESKPGAELPPPPPPPPLPDAACPPPPPPPPPAETPTSPRRSSSSTGSTKSFNMMSPTGDNSELLAEIKAGKSLKPTPQSKGFTTVFSGSGQAGANAESPVSSPSPTRTPTPPATPEAAGPPRCLAGGSPELVLNGSSPVPAAGAGAAVEAEALVPSHDEQGRPIPEWKRQVMVRKLQLRMQEEEEQRRKEKEEEARLASMPAWRRDILRKKLEEEREQKRKEQEKLKREEEEKEKEQSEKLRTLGYDETKLAPWQRQIILKKGDIAKH, via the exons atGGCGCTGGAGCGGGCGCTGCTGGCGGCGCGGCAGGGCGACGTCGAGGcgctgcgggggctgcgggcggccgggctgctgcggccggggctgcgggacGCCCTGGGCGCCTCCCCCGCGCACCACGCCGCCCGCGCCGGCCGCCTCGCCTGCCTCCGCTACCTGGCGGCCGAGGCCGCGCTCCGCGGGGACGCGCGGGCGCGCAACGGGGCCACACCGGCCCACGACGCCGCCGCCACCGGCAACCTCGCCTGTCTCCAGTGGCTGCTCACGCAGGGGGGCTGCGGCGTGCAG GACACAGACAACTCCGGTGCCACCATCCTACACCTGGCAGCCCGCTTCGGTCACCACGAGGTGATTGACTGGCTCCTCCGCTTCGGGGGCAGCGACCCCACAGCGGCCACTGACACGGGAGCACTGCCCGTCCACTATGCCGCGGCCAAAGGGGATTTCCCTTCCCTGCGACTCCTCTTGGGACACTGCCCCAG CACGCTGAGTGCCCAGACCAAGACGGGGGCCACCCCGCTGTACCTCGCCTGCCAGGAGGGCCACCTGGAGATCATCCAGTACCTGGTGCAGGACTGCGGGGCCGACCCCCACACGCGTGCCCATGACGGCATGACCCCGCTGCACGCCGCTGCCCAGATGGGCCACAACACTGTCATCGTCTGGCTG ATGAGCTTCACGACGGTGAGCCTGTCAGAGCGGGATGCCGAGGGGGCCACAGCCATGCATTTTGCCGCCAGCCGTGGCCACGCCAAGGTGCTGAGCTGGCTACTGCTGCACGGCGGGGAGATCACCACCGACGGCTGGGGCGGCACGCCACTGCACGACGCCGCTGAGAACGGCGAGCTGGAG TGCTGCCAGATCCTGGTGGTGAACGGTGCCGACCTCAGCATCCGCGACCAGGACGGCTACACGGCGGCTGACCTCGCTGACTACAACGGCCACGACCACTGCGCCCAGTACCTGCGCACTGTGGAGAACATG AGCGTGGAGCACCGCGTGCTGTCGCGAGACCCCTCAGTGGATGGGGAGTGCCGGCAGCCCGACTCGGGCATGTCATCTCCCAACACCACGGCATCGGCGCCCCAGGCACGCTTCGAGGTGGGCTCCCCTGCCAGCACCCTCTCCAACTACGACTCCTGCCACTCCAGCCAGTCCAGCACCGGGGAGAAGAAGGGTGGCCCCACAGAGGCCCCCACCACCC GGGTGCCTGAGACGGCGCTGGCGGACATGCAGGCGTACATGGACATGCTGGACCCTGAGacgcggccgcggggccggggcccggcagGCAAgggcccccccccgccaccgccccctgccttccccccacctccacccccaccccccgctgcccggccgcccccgccgccccccggctaCCCTGCGCCCACGCCCCCCGCCACCCCTCACACTGCTGACATCTATGTGCGGGCCAAGAACAACCTGCGGCATGTGGAGAGCCAGGCGCTGCGCCGAGAG CTGGCGTCACGCGAGAGCAGCCCCGAGGGCCTGCACCGGGCTGACTCCACCAGGCGGTCAAGGAATTTTGGCAAGCAGCCGAGCACCGGCGACTACTACAAGCACCTGGGGCACAGTGCAGCTGAGCAGCCCGGCCCCCGGCGAATGGCGCACAGCGAGGAg GCATCGCCCATCTCGGCGGACACCATGCGCAATGGGGAGAGCAAgcctggtgctgagctgccgCCACCACCGCCACCTCCGCCACTGCCTGATGCTGCCTGCCCACCACCCccaccgccgcccccgccggctgagacccccaccagcccccgccgctcctcctcctccacgggAA gcACTAAGTCCTTCAACATGATGTCCCCCACTGGCGACAACTCGGAGCTGCTGGCCGAGATCAAGGCCGGGAAGAGCCTCAAGCCGACGCCACAGAGCAAAGGCTTCACCACCGTCTTCTCCGGCAGTGGCCAAGCAGGGGCCAAC GCAGAGTCACCGGTGTCCTCCCCATCACCCACCAGGACGCCCACCCCGCCAGCCACCCCTGAGGCTGCCGGGCCGCCACGCTGCCTGGCAGGGGGCTCGCCAGAGCTGGTGCTGAACGGGAGCTCGCCGGTGCCGGCAGCGGGTGCTGGAGCGGCGGTGGAGGCAGAGGCACTGGTGCCGAGCCACGACGAGCAGGGCCGGCCCATCCCCGAGTGGAAGCGGCAGGTGATGGTGCGCAAGCTGCAGCTCCGcatgcaggaggaagaggagcagcggCGCAAG gagaaggaggaggaggcgcgCCTGGCCAGCATGCCAGCCTGGAGGAGGGACATTCTGCGCAagaagctggaggaggagag GGAGCAGAAACG gaaagagcaggagaagctgaagcgggaggaggaggagaaggagaaggagcagtCAGAAAAGCTAAGGACTCTTGGGTACGATGAGACAAAGCTGGCACCCTGGCAGAGGCAGATCATCCTCAAGAAGGGGGACATAGCCAAGCACTAG